In Phyllopteryx taeniolatus isolate TA_2022b chromosome 1, UOR_Ptae_1.2, whole genome shotgun sequence, the following proteins share a genomic window:
- the chdh gene encoding choline dehydrogenase, mitochondrial isoform X2, which yields MLSRTLSRSVGSARCSAPGGSVFTPLPDRRFSRRYGRVGTADSHGTPASTSSARPKSYSYVVVGAGSAGCVLANRLTEDARESLLLLEAGPKDLWLGSVRLSWKIHMPAALTYNLCDNKYNWHYHTLPQAHMDQRVMYWPRGRVWGGSSSLNAMVYVRGHAEDYDRWQREGAEGWDYDGCLPYFRKAQCHELGADRYRGGSGPLHVSRGKTDHPLHRAFIEAGQQAGYPFTDDMNGYQQEGLGWMDMTIFKGKRWSTASAYLRPVLDRPNLKTEVRCLTTKILFDGRRAAGVEYVQNGETKRAFADKEVILSGGAINSPQLLMLSGVGNADELRPHGIPVVQHLPGVGANLQDHLELYVQQKCTQPITLYKAQKAFRMVQIGLEWLSLFTGYGATAHLESGGFVRSRPRVPHPDIQFHFLPSQVIDHGRVASKIEAYQVHVGPMRSTSVGWMKLKSPDPRDHPILQPNYLATDVDVLEFRECVKLSREIFAQKAFDPFRGAEVQPGPRIQSDADIDAFVRRKADSAYHPSCTCKMGATSDPTAVVDSRTRVLGVEGLRVVDASIMPSIVSGNLNAPTVMIAEKAADLIRGRPPLVDPQVPVYRPPTLDTQR from the exons ATGTTGTCTCGGACCCTGTCCCGCTCAGTCGGGAGCGCGAGATGTTCGGCGCCCGGCGGGAGCGTCTTCACCCCTTTGCCCGATCGTCGGTTTTCCCGCCGTTACGGACGCGTCGGCACCGCAGACTCTCACGGGACTCCGGCGTCAACTTCTTCAGCCCGTCCCAAATCGTACAGTTACGTCGTCGTCGGGGCGGGCTCGGCAGGCTGCGTTCTCGCCAACCGCCTGACGGAGGACGCCCGGGAATCGCTCTTGTTGCTGGAAGCCGGGCCGAAAGACTTGTGGCTCGGCAGCGTACGGTTGTCGTGGAAGATCCACATGCCGGCTGCGCTGACCTACAACCTTTGCGACAACAA GTATAACTGGCACTACCACACTTTGCCTCAGGCCCACATGGACCAGCGGGTCATGTACTGGCCGAGGGGGCGCGTCTGGGGCGGCTCGTCCTCGCTCAACGCCATGGTGTACGTGCGCGGGCACGCCGAAGACTACGACCGCTGGCAGAGGGAAGGCGCGGAGGGCTGGGATTACGACGGCTGCCTGCCTTACTTCCGGAAGGCGCAGTGCCACGAACTGGGCGCCGACAG GTACCGCGGCGGCAGCGGCCCGCTGCACGTGTCCCGGGGGAAGACCGACCATCCTCTTCACCGGGCTTTTATCGAGGCCGGGCAGCAGGCGGGATACCCGTTCACTGACGACATGAACGGATACCAACAAGAAGGCTTGGGCTGGATGGACATGACCATTTTTAAAG GGAAGAGGTGGAGCACAGCCAGCGCCTACCTGAGACCGGTCCTGGATCGACCCAACCTGAAGACCGAGGTGCGCTGCCTGACCACCAAGATCCTGTTCGATGGCCGCCGAGCTGCGGGCGTGGAATATGTGCAGAACGGAGAGACGAAACGG GCGTTTGCGGATAAAGAGGTGATCCTGAGCGGCGGCGCCATCAACTCCCCGCAACTTCTGATGCTGTCCGGCGTGGGGAACGCCGACGAGCTCAGGCCGCACGGCATCCCCGTGGTCCAACACCTACCGG GCGTGGGCGCCAACCTGCAGGATCATTTGGAGTTGTACGTCCAGCAGAAGTGCACTCAGCCCATCACGCTGTACAAAGCCCAGAAAGCTTTCCGCATGGTCCAGATAGGCCTGGAGTGGCTCTCGCTCTTCACCG GTTACGGAGCGACGGCGCACCTGGAGAGCGGCGGCTTCGTCCGCAGTCGGCCGCGTGTGCCGCATCCAGACATCCAGTTTCACTTCCTGCCCTCGCAGGTCATCGACCACGGGCGGGTCGCTTCAAAGATAGAAGCTTATCAG GTTCACGTGGGACCAATGAGAAGCACTAGTGTCGGCTGGATGAAGCTGAAGAGCCCCGACCCCCGGGACCACCCGATCCTGCAGCCCAACTATCTCGCCACAG ATGTCGATGTTTTGGAGTTCAGAGAATGTGTCAAACTCTCCCGGGAGATTTTTGCCCAGAAGGCCTTCGACCCGTTCCGGGGCGCCGAAGTCCAGCCCGGTCCTCGGATCCAGTCCGACGCCGACATCGATGCCTTCGTGCGCCGCAAGGCCGACAGTGCGTATCATCCGTCGTGCACGTGCAAGATGGGCGCGACCTCCGACCCGACGGCGGTCGTGGACTCCCGGACGCGCGTGCTCGGCGTCGAGGGCCTCCGCGTGGTCGACGCGTCCATCATGCCGAGCATCGTTAGCGGCAACCTCAACGCACCGACCGTCATGATAGCGGAGAAGGCCGCCGACCTCATCAGAGGTCGCCCGCCGCTGGTTGACCCGCAGGTTCCGGTGTATCGGCCGCCGACGCTGGACACTCAAAGATAA
- the chdh gene encoding choline dehydrogenase, mitochondrial isoform X1, with protein sequence MLSRTLSRSVGSARCSAPGGSVFTPLPDRRFSRRYGRVGTADSHGTPASTSSARPKSYSYVVVGAGSAGCVLANRLTEDARESLLLLEAGPKDLWLGSVRLSWKIHMPAALTYNLCDNKYNWHYHTLPQAHMDQRVMYWPRGRVWGGSSSLNAMVYVRGHAEDYDRWQREGAEGWDYDGCLPYFRKAQCHELGADRYRGGSGPLHVSRGKTDHPLHRAFIEAGQQAGYPFTDDMNGYQQEGLGWMDMTIFKGKRWSTASAYLRPVLDRPNLKTEVRCLTTKILFDGRRAAGVEYVQNGETKRAFADKEVILSGGAINSPQLLMLSGVGNADELRPHGIPVVQHLPGAFGNIPRSTGDVVDADAFSGVGANLQDHLELYVQQKCTQPITLYKAQKAFRMVQIGLEWLSLFTGYGATAHLESGGFVRSRPRVPHPDIQFHFLPSQVIDHGRVASKIEAYQVHVGPMRSTSVGWMKLKSPDPRDHPILQPNYLATDVDVLEFRECVKLSREIFAQKAFDPFRGAEVQPGPRIQSDADIDAFVRRKADSAYHPSCTCKMGATSDPTAVVDSRTRVLGVEGLRVVDASIMPSIVSGNLNAPTVMIAEKAADLIRGRPPLVDPQVPVYRPPTLDTQR encoded by the exons ATGTTGTCTCGGACCCTGTCCCGCTCAGTCGGGAGCGCGAGATGTTCGGCGCCCGGCGGGAGCGTCTTCACCCCTTTGCCCGATCGTCGGTTTTCCCGCCGTTACGGACGCGTCGGCACCGCAGACTCTCACGGGACTCCGGCGTCAACTTCTTCAGCCCGTCCCAAATCGTACAGTTACGTCGTCGTCGGGGCGGGCTCGGCAGGCTGCGTTCTCGCCAACCGCCTGACGGAGGACGCCCGGGAATCGCTCTTGTTGCTGGAAGCCGGGCCGAAAGACTTGTGGCTCGGCAGCGTACGGTTGTCGTGGAAGATCCACATGCCGGCTGCGCTGACCTACAACCTTTGCGACAACAA GTATAACTGGCACTACCACACTTTGCCTCAGGCCCACATGGACCAGCGGGTCATGTACTGGCCGAGGGGGCGCGTCTGGGGCGGCTCGTCCTCGCTCAACGCCATGGTGTACGTGCGCGGGCACGCCGAAGACTACGACCGCTGGCAGAGGGAAGGCGCGGAGGGCTGGGATTACGACGGCTGCCTGCCTTACTTCCGGAAGGCGCAGTGCCACGAACTGGGCGCCGACAG GTACCGCGGCGGCAGCGGCCCGCTGCACGTGTCCCGGGGGAAGACCGACCATCCTCTTCACCGGGCTTTTATCGAGGCCGGGCAGCAGGCGGGATACCCGTTCACTGACGACATGAACGGATACCAACAAGAAGGCTTGGGCTGGATGGACATGACCATTTTTAAAG GGAAGAGGTGGAGCACAGCCAGCGCCTACCTGAGACCGGTCCTGGATCGACCCAACCTGAAGACCGAGGTGCGCTGCCTGACCACCAAGATCCTGTTCGATGGCCGCCGAGCTGCGGGCGTGGAATATGTGCAGAACGGAGAGACGAAACGG GCGTTTGCGGATAAAGAGGTGATCCTGAGCGGCGGCGCCATCAACTCCCCGCAACTTCTGATGCTGTCCGGCGTGGGGAACGCCGACGAGCTCAGGCCGCACGGCATCCCCGTGGTCCAACACCTACCGGGTGCGTTTGGCAACATTCCTCGGTCGACAGGAGACGTCGTTGACGCCGATGCGTTCTCAGGCGTGGGCGCCAACCTGCAGGATCATTTGGAGTTGTACGTCCAGCAGAAGTGCACTCAGCCCATCACGCTGTACAAAGCCCAGAAAGCTTTCCGCATGGTCCAGATAGGCCTGGAGTGGCTCTCGCTCTTCACCG GTTACGGAGCGACGGCGCACCTGGAGAGCGGCGGCTTCGTCCGCAGTCGGCCGCGTGTGCCGCATCCAGACATCCAGTTTCACTTCCTGCCCTCGCAGGTCATCGACCACGGGCGGGTCGCTTCAAAGATAGAAGCTTATCAG GTTCACGTGGGACCAATGAGAAGCACTAGTGTCGGCTGGATGAAGCTGAAGAGCCCCGACCCCCGGGACCACCCGATCCTGCAGCCCAACTATCTCGCCACAG ATGTCGATGTTTTGGAGTTCAGAGAATGTGTCAAACTCTCCCGGGAGATTTTTGCCCAGAAGGCCTTCGACCCGTTCCGGGGCGCCGAAGTCCAGCCCGGTCCTCGGATCCAGTCCGACGCCGACATCGATGCCTTCGTGCGCCGCAAGGCCGACAGTGCGTATCATCCGTCGTGCACGTGCAAGATGGGCGCGACCTCCGACCCGACGGCGGTCGTGGACTCCCGGACGCGCGTGCTCGGCGTCGAGGGCCTCCGCGTGGTCGACGCGTCCATCATGCCGAGCATCGTTAGCGGCAACCTCAACGCACCGACCGTCATGATAGCGGAGAAGGCCGCCGACCTCATCAGAGGTCGCCCGCCGCTGGTTGACCCGCAGGTTCCGGTGTATCGGCCGCCGACGCTGGACACTCAAAGATAA
- the LOC133474468 gene encoding uncharacterized protein LOC133474468: MRAVAEIQKCKQKKPLYRLKGERSTRELLEWAEPKTISAAKAFLIFQLSFFGNLRRANTARTPHLCLHATAMGKLQLLVCIYLSALVTSQAINVKCRENDDFPPRSNWSPSLLADLKLDLVKVAGKDMMNVSWAINVDASVKYLIGTRICGAAIHLCEYIPPLAESNLTGIRQLWFHYLVKESYGTLILVSNLPLPPLGSDLSYKFRKIVKTSTRPTQSLAAKPTDFPTAKITDITTANPLTDPKDAFSRLLVKVYLGLAAAMILTSGYIIYKRCGTNSSSSAGFKSLATSAEVPVRVLLVYPPENGAFQKAAMALAEFLQSHAGCSVAIDVWQQNRIAHVGPMRWLAEQVEAARRVLVVCPPSCHPPPITVSASTGGTSIPAAAHDLYPLILNMVASHAKSARELAKFWVLQLGEQQDKRSNNLAPELRACELFCLMKDLRKLCQTLHTHEQNAKTRSTPVFGAGIIDDRTSVLKLRDSVEKLSGCCLLISREAAAVNSVVISV; encoded by the exons ATGCGAGCAGTTGCAGAAAttcaaaaatgcaaacaaaaaaagccacttTACCGTTTGAAAGGCGAGCGGAGCACACGCGAGCTGCTCGAGTGGGCGGAGCCTAAAACCATATCAGCAGCGAAGGCCTTTTTGATctttcaactttctttttttggaaatcTCCGTAGAGCCAACACGGCGAGAACGCCTCACTTGTGTCTACACGCTACAGCCATGGGGAAGCTCCAACTTTTGGTCTGCATTTATCTTTCGGCTCTGGTGACGTCACAAGCCATT AACGTAAAGTGCCGGGAAAATGATG ATTTCCCCCCGAGAAGTAATTGGAGTCCTTCGCTGCTGGCAGACCTGAAGCTTGATCTTGTTAAAGTGGCGGGAAAAGACATGATGAACGTAAGCTGGGCCATCAACGTTGACG CGAGCGTTAAATATCTGATTGGCACACGCATCTGTGGGGCAGCCATCCACCTCTGCGAGTACATTCCGCCTTTGGCTGAGTCCAACCTCACTGGGATACGTCAG TTATGGTTTCATTACTTAGTGAAGGAAAGCTACGGAACCTTGATCCTTGTGAGCAACCTTCCTTTGCCGCCGCTCGGGAGCGACCTTTCGTACAAGTTCAGGAAAATCGTCAAAACATCGACTCGGCCCACACAGA GTCTCGCAGCGAAGCCGACTGATTTTCCAACAG CTAAGATCACTGATATCACGACAGCGAATCCCCTTACAG ATCCTAAAGACGCCTTCAGCCGCTTATTGGTGAAGGTTTATTTAGGACTGGCTGCTGCGATGATCTTAACTTCCGGATACATTATCT ATAAAAGGTGTGGGACAAACTCGTCCTCATCAGCGGGGTTTAAAAGCTTAGCGACCTCAGCCGAGGTTCCCGTCCGTGTCCTCTTGGTGTACCCCCCTGAGAACGGAGCCTTCCAGAAGGCCGCGATGGCCTTGGCAGAATTCCTGCAGAGCCACGCGGGATGCAGTGTTGCCATCGACGTGTGGCAGCAGAACAGAATTGCGCACGTCGGTCCGATGCGCTGGCTGGCCGAACAAGTCGAAGCTGCGCGGCGCGTCCTCGTCGTCTGCCCGCCG TCCTGTCACCCTCCTCCCATCACCGTCTCCGCCTCCACGGGGGGGACCTCCATACCAGCTGCAGCTCACGACCTTTACCCTCTGATCCTCAACATGGTGGCGAGTCACGCTAAGAGTGCTCGCGAGCTTGCTAAGTTCTGGGTGTTGCAGCTTGGCGAGCAGCAAGATAAAAGGTCCAATAACCTGGCTCCAGAACTGAGGGCCTGCGagctgttttgtttgatgaaagATCTCAGAAAACTGTGCCAGACACTTCACACTCACGAACAAAATGCTAAAACGAGGTCAACTCCTGTCTTCGGAGCGGGAATAATCGACGATAGAACGAGCGTGTTGAAGTTAAGAGACTCTGTGGAGAAACTAAGTGGATGTTGTTTACTGATTTCCAGAGAAGCTGCAGCGGTCAATTCTGTCGTCATctctgtttga